From the Papaver somniferum cultivar HN1 chromosome 2, ASM357369v1, whole genome shotgun sequence genome, the window gaagagctcaagttttgaaagttaacaaccaaAGTTACAAAAACCAAGAAAAAGCCGTGCACGATCGTGTTGAATGAAAGTTACGTCAAATGAGGATTACCAGGAGACTAAAAGATTGTTCGAGATTCATTAAAGTCGATATTTAAGTTTCTATTATCTAATTTTATATCCTATGAAAATTGATGCAACAacaatattaattaattttagaATATTTAGAACTTTTAGACTTCCATTTTAAATTAACCGGTGTTTATTATATTTAGACTTATATTTATTTAACTTGGTTTAATAACAGTTGCTTAtgccaaaaaaaacaaacaaaaaacgagGGTTAGTCGGGTAACATGACTAGTTCGACTGTGAGGACAGAAGGATGGTGGCGAGTAGTCCTTGCCTAAACAAAAAATAATGATCGTTCAAAGACTTCTTTAGTCGCATATTGAGAGGTAGggttggtttagggagggaagtcGTAAGATATGAGATTATAGTTTCTAAGTTGCAGACGAAAAGACTCTAGGAGAGATAAAGTATGCTGCGTAGAGCCTGTTATGTTGTTTTATCTATTCTCTTTTGTTGAAAATGACTGATCGTCGGTCTATTTATAGTTCTGCAGAACACATTTCTCTAGTCAGTGAGATAACGATAAGGAGAGAGAATCAACACCTTCACCTAAATCTCAGGAATAACTATGGATAGATCGATAGTTTAGTCTATCTTATACAGTTGACTCCTCACGATCAACTATCCTCTGTTTGTGTGATTAGGCTGATACTCGCACATTACAGTTGACCGCCAGAATAAAACCCTAAGTTTATCCCCTCAATTGTGAAGTGACCAGTCTTTGATGTGATGTGCCATATGATGTGTTTGCATTCTCTGAGTTGTCGCAACTTTAGATGGGAGAATGCATGTGTTTGAATGTGGAAGCCATCCAGAGTCATGTGAAGAGCTTCAGAAGACTTGTTGTAGTTGTGTGTGTCATGTGGAGAGCAAAAACTTAGCTGAGGCCTATTATGACCTAGCTAGATGTGGATTTTCTCATTTTAAGGAGTGTAGGGCCGCCTCTATGAATAGGCTAAAGGCAAGGACGGGCCCAAATATGCGTTATGTCCTGATAGTGGTCGAGCGTTGACCTACGATGGTCGTTCATGCTCAGCGGTGGCGAGTAGTACGATTGAGGTGTCATTAACCATCGTGGTCAACTGTGCTCAGAGGAAGCGAGTAGCACGATTGAGGTGACATCAACCTATCATGGTCGTTCGTGCTCGGCGGAGGTGATTAGTACGACTAAGGAGTTATCGAACTTTCATGGTTGTATGTGCTCAGCGGAGGCGAGTAGAACGACTGAGGCATCATCAACTTATCATGGTCGGTTCGTGCTCAGCGGAGGAGAGTAACACGTTTGAGGTGTCATCAACCTATCGTGATCGTTCGTGGTCAGCGGAGGGTAGTCGTACTCAGTATAATAGTATAGTGCTCAGCACTAATAACGTAGTCGGGGATGGCGAGGCGCTACGGAAAGTGTGTAACACTCATCGAAAGATCCGTGATAAGACTGAGAAGTATTCGGGTGTAACTGAGACTTTTATTCAGAGCGGAGTGATGTAGGATCTTTGCCTTCAACGTGTAGAAGTCTTTCATTTCAGAGGGATGGAGAATCTTCACCTTCAAAGCGGCGGAGATTTTCACTTCACAACGACGGAGGCTCTTTCCCTTCAAGTGATGGAGGCTCTTCGGGCCTAACTAGGCTTCTTCAGCTTGAAGCTAGCTTCTCTTCCTCCAGAAGTCGAACTTCGTCTTGAACTTTTTCCTGGCTAATGGTTTGGGCTTCATCTTGACTAGACTACGTTTGAGTTCACTCAGCCTTTTGCATAGACTGATAGATGACCACACTCGTGGTCTTGAGTACCTCGACTGGATTGGAAGTTTTGAGAAAATGATGATTTTGCCCCTTGAACTACAAATTGACGGTTTTACCCCGTGACTAGTGAAATAACCCTTTTACTCTCTGTCCAAAAGTCACCATTTACAATGACAAAATAACATCAAGCTAGTGGAACCCGCATATAATGCATCAATGACCAAGTATGTTACAATGGTTACTTAGGCCCAAAGTGAAGAGTTACCCATAAAAGTTGTTGTTTCAAATTTTACACCGAAGTCCCAACTCCTACATGACAAGTACAGTTTGCAATGGAGGACGATCAAAATTAAGCTAGTAGATCCTGCATTCATTGTTTTTCACCCTTGATCCGAATATATTCATACCCCACACACCCCAAACATAGAGAGACACCCTCACGGGCACCAAACAAGTAACAACAAAAACTCAACAAAAGTGAAGAAAGGAAAACCAGATGCAATAAATTACTAACTTCCCAAATCCAACCAAAAAAAAGTTGAAccaaaaacaagagaaaaacaaacaaaagaaaagaaagaaagagagattCATCTTTGTGGTTTCAATTGTCTGCCTGTGATCTCTTCCCTCTCTCATGTCACCATTATATCCCGTGACCCATCTCTCCATTAACAATCAACACCTACTTGTGTGCAATATAAATAGATGCCATATGATATGAACCCCAAAACCCATTTCTCTATAACATTCTTAGTCTCTTTCACTCTGCATTCAACAATGTCAAGTTTTAAGCACATTGTTAGTATACTCTTCCTTATCATTCTCCTTCTTCATAATTCAACTCAATCACATTCGCATTCACATAATCATACCAAGAGAATCCGAACACGAAGATCAGCATCGCCTCCGGTAACATCCGCAACGTTTAACACGAGCCAAACTGAATTCTCAGAACAACAGTTCATGAAATGGGTGAATTTTGTTGGGAGGCTAAGACATTCATTATTTGAAGCAGCTATTAACAAACTTTTTCCTTCTTATACTCTTACTGTTAGTAAAAATCCTAATACTGGTGATTTTACTACAATTCAATCTGCTATTGATTCTCTTCCTTTCATTAATCTTGTTCGAGTTGTCATCATGATCAAACCAGGCACTTATACGTAAGTTCATCAAAAATTTACTCTGTTTTTTGTTAAAGAAAATTACTCTGTTTTTGTCTACATTCATTCTTTTGTCATGTTTGCAGTGTCAGTTTGATTATCAGAAAGATTTAAACAGGGAAAGAAATCTAGTTGTGTTTTGGATTTTTAACTCTGGATTTTGATTGTTGCAGGGAGAAAGTGAGTATACCGCCATTTAAATCATTTATCACAATAGAGGGAGCAGGAGCAGATAAAACTATAGTTCAATGGGGTGATACAGCTAAAACAATTGGTTCTAAAGGACAACCGCTTGGAACGTATAGTTCTGCAACTTTTGCTGTGAATTCACCTTATTTCATCGCCAAGAATATCACTTTCAAGGTAATTTTCTAGCTAATTTGATCACGTGTAGTTGTCcaatgattccaattccattccaaCACTTAAAACAGCAATTCTTTCAGGCCCAAATAATTGAGAAATAGATTTATGTCAACGACCCGTCTGATTAAACATGTGGGTGCATAAGGCCGATGACCAGCACCGAAAAAGCCAAGAACGCGGTGGCCCGGTGCACTTCTCACCTTCACAGTCCAAGAAGTTAACCAAGAATTGTTATATCTAAATTCTGAACACACGAACGTAGAGTGAGCTATAGgatcacgattttttttttttttaaaatacatCTGATTCTGCACTATAAAAACCAACTAGTCAATAGTTGATAATTTTTGGTTGACAAATAACAATTTTGAGTTCTGGCACGCCTTGATGTTAGTCTCAATCAATCAAATTCTCTAGTCATTTTATGTTGCTGAAGTCTAGACTCTGCACACTGTACTGTTGCTTTAGGTATCTTCTGTTCACTTTTAATGTGGTGCAATGTGCATTTTGCAGAATACAACACCATTACCAACAAGAGGAGCCATGGGAGTGCAGGCAGTAGCATTTAGAATATCAGCAGATACGGCAGCTTTTCTAGGTTGTAGATTTTTGGGTGCTCAAGATACATTATATGATCATTTTGGAAGGCATTATTACAAAGATTGTTATATCGAAGGCTCTGTGGATTTCATTTTTGGCAATGCTCTTTCTTTATTTGAGGTAATAATTCCATTAtttattgttttcctttttctGGTACAAGAATAAGTGGGGGTGGTATATTTTTTTTCTCCGTTCTTCCCATTTTGGGTAAGAAAATAATTGAACTCTTTTTTGCATATAGTGCAATTCCAACCCTACATTCATTCACAAGATAACTATAGTTTACTGTACCTCCCTCAATAATTCATCCAAATTTCAATTCTTAGGATGTGTCTCTATACTAGGGCACTCCACCTTATCTTGAATTCCATTACCCACACTGCTCTGTATTTGAACCTCAACCACACCACTATCCTCCTACACATCGTGTTGACCGGGGCAGATGCCTCTTTGGTTGAGTAGTATTGTTGCTAGGTGATGATATCAGCGATCTGAGTTCGAAATCTGTCAGCATCATATTTGACCCGAGTTTGGAAATCATCAGCATCATATTTCTACCGACCTTAGTATTGATAATGATAAACCTCTGTTGCAATTAGCTAAAAAATGACGCCATGATCATGTCCTAAATGAAAGGGTCACATCAGCGTGCCGATGGTAAACCGTCAAGTGCGTGCGATTggtcgatttttttttcttctcctgaaCTTGATGCTTATTGTTGTGCGCTTAGATCCCCCTACTGCTTTATACTGCATTTAGTTCCCCACACTAAGGTTAGGACCTGCGCTTTTTAGTCAGGGTCATCATGCGTATCAATTGGTCCTGCTAAATGAATATGGTCCAATGAC encodes:
- the LOC113353579 gene encoding probable pectinesterase 53 is translated as MPYDMNPKTHFSITFLVSFTLHSTMSSFKHIVSILFLIILLLHNSTQSHSHSHNHTKRIRTRRSASPPVTSATFNTSQTEFSEQQFMKWVNFVGRLRHSLFEAAINKLFPSYTLTVSKNPNTGDFTTIQSAIDSLPFINLVRVVIMIKPGTYTEKVSIPPFKSFITIEGAGADKTIVQWGDTAKTIGSKGQPLGTYSSATFAVNSPYFIAKNITFKNTTPLPTRGAMGVQAVAFRISADTAAFLGCRFLGAQDTLYDHFGRHYYKDCYIEGSVDFIFGNALSLFEGCHVHAIAQNYGALTAQGRKSLLQDTGFSFVNCKVTGSGALYLGRAWGSFSTVIFAYTYMDNIIIPKGWYNWGDPNREMTVFYGQYKCTGPGASYAGRVSWSRELTAEEAKPFLSLSFIDGSEWVKL